A genome region from Thermomonospora amylolytica includes the following:
- a CDS encoding enoyl-CoA hydratase: MTEEVVRYERRGGVAVVTMNRPEYRNAQNSQMTYALDEAFYRAVDDDEVAVIVLAGAGPHFSAGHDIGTPGRDADRTFRRRATLWWDHVGKAGGESRYARESEVYVGMCRRWREIPKPTIAMVQGACIAGGLMLAWVCDLIIASDDAFFADPVVRMGIPGVEYFAHPWVMGPRQAKEFLFLGERVGAARALELGMINRVVPRDRLEEEVMAVAGKIAAMPRFGLALTKKAVNQAEDLMGLHAGMDSVFGLHHFAHAHNAEVADGDSLGGQDARSMARRNKDGG, encoded by the coding sequence ATGACCGAGGAAGTGGTCCGCTACGAGCGGCGCGGCGGGGTCGCCGTCGTCACCATGAACCGGCCGGAGTACCGCAACGCGCAGAACTCGCAGATGACCTACGCCCTGGACGAGGCGTTCTACCGGGCGGTGGACGACGACGAGGTGGCGGTGATCGTGCTGGCGGGCGCGGGGCCGCACTTCTCGGCCGGGCACGACATCGGCACGCCCGGACGCGACGCCGACCGGACGTTCCGGCGCAGGGCCACCCTGTGGTGGGACCACGTCGGCAAGGCGGGCGGGGAGAGCCGGTACGCCCGCGAGTCCGAGGTGTACGTGGGCATGTGCCGGCGCTGGCGGGAGATCCCCAAGCCGACGATCGCGATGGTGCAGGGGGCGTGCATCGCGGGCGGGCTGATGCTGGCCTGGGTGTGCGACCTGATCATCGCCTCCGACGACGCGTTCTTCGCCGACCCGGTGGTGCGGATGGGCATCCCCGGCGTGGAGTACTTCGCGCACCCGTGGGTGATGGGGCCGCGGCAGGCCAAGGAGTTCCTGTTCCTGGGCGAACGGGTGGGGGCCGCCCGCGCGCTGGAACTGGGGATGATCAACCGGGTGGTGCCCCGGGACCGCCTGGAGGAGGAGGTCATGGCGGTCGCCGGCAAGATCGCCGCCATGCCGCGCTTCGGGCTCGCGCTCACCAAGAAGGCGGTCAACCAGGCCGAGGACCTGATGGGCCTGCACGCCGGGATGGACTCGGTGTTCGGGCTGCACCACTTCGCGCACGCCCACAACGCCGAGGTGGCCGACGGGGACTCCCTCGGCGGTCAGGACGCCCGGAGCATGGCCAGGCGCAACAAGGACGGCGGCTGA
- a CDS encoding acyl-CoA dehydrogenase family protein: MDLAYTPAEEAFRREARAWLAANVPAEPLPSLDTPEGFAAHREWERRLYDARLSVVTWPEEYGGRGASLAEWLIFEEEYYLAGAPGRVGQNGIFLLAPSLLEFGTEEQRRRHLPPMASGEEVWAQGWSEPEAGSDLAAVRSRAVRTDGGWLLSGQKTWSSRAAYAHWLFGLFRTDPESARHHGLTYFLVPLDAPGVTVRGIRQLDGEPGFAEVFFDEVFVPDDQVLGGVGEGWRVAMSTTGSERGLTLRSPGRFMAAADRLVSLARRIGDLGEAERLEVARAWMNADAYRLFTFQTLTRVRDGATIGPESSINKVFWSEMDLHLHETALRLLGPRAELTGAAPDAVAGGRWLDGFLFALSGPIYGGTNEIQRNIIAERVLGMPREPRPAKESQ, from the coding sequence ATGGACCTCGCCTACACGCCCGCCGAGGAGGCGTTCCGGCGGGAGGCCCGCGCGTGGCTGGCGGCGAACGTCCCGGCCGAGCCGCTGCCGTCGCTGGACACCCCGGAGGGCTTCGCCGCCCACCGGGAGTGGGAGCGGCGCCTGTACGACGCGCGCCTGTCGGTGGTGACCTGGCCGGAGGAGTACGGCGGGCGCGGCGCATCCCTGGCCGAGTGGCTGATCTTCGAGGAGGAGTACTACCTGGCGGGCGCGCCCGGCCGGGTGGGGCAGAACGGGATCTTCCTGCTGGCGCCCTCGCTGCTGGAGTTCGGCACGGAGGAGCAGCGGCGGCGCCACCTGCCGCCGATGGCCTCCGGCGAGGAGGTGTGGGCGCAGGGCTGGTCGGAGCCGGAGGCCGGGAGCGACCTGGCGGCGGTGCGTTCCCGCGCAGTGCGCACGGACGGGGGCTGGCTGCTGTCGGGGCAGAAGACCTGGAGTTCCCGGGCGGCGTACGCGCACTGGCTGTTCGGGCTGTTCCGCACCGACCCGGAGTCGGCGCGGCATCACGGGCTGACGTACTTCCTGGTGCCGCTGGACGCCCCTGGGGTCACCGTGCGGGGGATCCGGCAGCTCGACGGGGAGCCGGGGTTCGCCGAGGTGTTCTTCGACGAGGTGTTCGTTCCGGACGACCAGGTGCTCGGCGGGGTCGGCGAGGGCTGGCGGGTCGCCATGTCCACCACCGGGTCCGAACGGGGCCTGACCCTGCGTTCGCCGGGCCGCTTCATGGCCGCCGCCGACCGGCTGGTGTCCCTGGCCCGCCGGATCGGCGACCTGGGGGAGGCCGAACGGCTGGAGGTCGCGCGGGCCTGGATGAACGCCGACGCCTACCGGCTGTTCACGTTCCAGACCCTCACCCGCGTGCGGGACGGCGCCACCATCGGCCCGGAGTCCAGCATCAACAAGGTCTTCTGGTCCGAGATGGACCTGCACCTGCACGAGACCGCGCTGCGCCTGCTCGGCCCGCGCGCCGAGCTGACCGGCGCCGCCCCGGACGCCGTGGCGGGCGGCCGCTGGCTGGACGGCTTCCTGTTCGCGCTGTCCGGCCCGATCTACGGCGGCACGAACGAGATCCAGCGCAACATCATCGCCGAACGCGTCCTCGGCATGCCCCGCGAGCCCCGCCCCGCCAAGGAGTCTCAATGA
- a CDS encoding acyl-CoA dehydrogenase family protein, translating into MRFGLTAEQRQFGTVAAELLAKPDTDRWAALTDLGVPAVLVPEEHGGLGGDEIDLLPVLEEAGRAALPDPLVESLVATRLLTALGGSLATEWLPQIASGESLVLFADGPYLPHADRAALILTERNGTLCTATPGAPQPSTDPARRLYSTTAITPVTAPSPNTTEPGTSRPPADAAPMTATAPGAAESGAFRPSAGGASGAADVRSLLVEARDRGAALTAVYLVGVARRMIDMAVEYTRERTQFGRPVGSFQAVKHHLANALVAVEFARPPAYRAAYSLARGSRTASRDASMAKAMASEAALQTARAALQVHGAIGYTLEYDLHHWLRRAWTLSTAWGTPTHHHRQVASLLLDSEEPLERLP; encoded by the coding sequence ATGAGGTTCGGCCTGACCGCGGAACAACGCCAGTTCGGCACCGTCGCCGCCGAACTGCTCGCCAAGCCGGACACCGACCGCTGGGCCGCCCTGACCGACCTGGGCGTCCCCGCCGTCCTCGTCCCCGAGGAACACGGCGGCCTCGGCGGCGACGAGATCGACCTGCTGCCCGTCCTGGAGGAGGCCGGCCGCGCCGCCCTGCCCGACCCCCTGGTGGAATCGCTCGTGGCCACCCGCCTCCTGACCGCCCTGGGCGGCTCCCTCGCCACCGAATGGCTCCCCCAGATCGCCTCCGGCGAGTCCCTGGTGCTCTTCGCCGACGGCCCCTACCTCCCGCACGCCGACCGCGCCGCCCTGATCCTCACCGAACGCAACGGCACCCTCTGCACCGCCACCCCCGGCGCCCCCCAGCCCTCAACGGACCCGGCCCGCCGCCTGTACTCCACCACCGCCATCACCCCGGTGACCGCGCCTTCCCCGAACACCACCGAGCCCGGCACCTCCCGCCCACCCGCCGACGCCGCCCCGATGACCGCAACTGCCCCGGGCGCCGCCGAGTCCGGCGCCTTCCGGCCGTCCGCCGGCGGTGCATCGGGGGCCGCGGACGTTCGGTCTCTCCTCGTCGAGGCCCGGGACCGAGGGGCCGCGCTGACCGCGGTCTACCTGGTCGGCGTGGCCCGGCGCATGATCGACATGGCGGTGGAGTACACCCGCGAACGCACCCAGTTCGGCCGTCCGGTGGGCTCGTTCCAGGCCGTCAAGCACCACCTGGCGAACGCCCTGGTCGCCGTCGAGTTCGCCCGCCCGCCCGCCTACCGCGCCGCCTACTCCCTGGCCCGCGGATCTCGTACGGCCTCCCGGGACGCCTCCATGGCCAAGGCCATGGCCTCCGAGGCCGCCCTCCAGACCGCCCGAGCCGCCCTCCAGGTCCACGGCGCCATCGGCTACACCCTCGAGTACGACCTCCACCACTGGCTCCGCCGGGCCTGGACCCTCTCCACCGCCTGGGGCACCCCCACCCACCACCACCGCCAGGTCGCGTCCCTGCTGCTGGATTCCGAAGAACCCCTCGAACGCCTTCCCTGA
- a CDS encoding dihydrofolate reductase family protein, giving the protein MGKVQYQCSMSLDGFIAGPGGDMSWLVPYLGPDPMVDQIMERTGALLAGRRTFGGDDPYKGTEHEGEAYGGGWEGPQFVLTHDPPDAPVPGVTFVTDLETAVAEARAAAGDKNVGVLGAQIAAQCLDAGLLDEIFVGVVPVMLGDGIRLFDHPGGTRVKLERISLSEAPHSTDLLFRVTR; this is encoded by the coding sequence ATGGGCAAGGTGCAGTACCAGTGCTCGATGTCGCTGGACGGGTTCATCGCGGGGCCGGGCGGGGACATGTCGTGGCTGGTCCCGTATCTGGGGCCGGACCCGATGGTCGATCAGATCATGGAACGGACCGGGGCGTTGCTGGCCGGCAGGCGGACGTTCGGCGGCGACGACCCGTACAAGGGGACCGAGCACGAAGGGGAGGCCTACGGCGGCGGATGGGAGGGGCCGCAGTTCGTGCTGACGCACGACCCGCCGGACGCGCCGGTGCCCGGGGTGACCTTCGTGACGGACCTGGAGACCGCCGTCGCCGAGGCCAGGGCCGCGGCGGGCGACAAGAACGTCGGGGTGCTCGGCGCCCAGATCGCGGCCCAGTGCCTCGACGCCGGCCTCCTGGACGAGATCTTCGTGGGCGTCGTGCCCGTCATGCTCGGCGACGGCATCCGCCTCTTCGACCACCCGGGCGGCACCCGCGTGAAACTCGAACGGATCAGCCTCTCCGAGGCACCCCACTCGACCGACCTGCTGTTCCGCGTCACCCGCTGA
- a CDS encoding TetR/AcrR family transcriptional regulator, with translation MDGATTLDTRARIMETALDLFAEQGYQRTSMREIADRLGITKAAVFYHFPAKAQLLASLSEPLVEDVEVAIKDALYAAETTGDAERARWLLIESLLDTYLRHRRLLRILMQDLTVLAHDHAFQRFVTLAERIHQIVAGPGADLPGRVRAVQAIAMIGDPVVFFPDTPDERIREEILSGVRTLLQTSPVAPAPPGRPARPRRRRAGRPPALDAARAAEARRLHAAGTHTVTEIAEALGVSRATVYRHLAEPRD, from the coding sequence GTGGACGGCGCGACGACCCTGGACACCCGCGCGCGCATCATGGAGACCGCGCTGGACCTGTTCGCCGAGCAGGGCTACCAGCGCACGTCGATGCGGGAGATCGCCGACCGGCTCGGCATCACCAAGGCCGCGGTCTTCTACCACTTCCCGGCCAAGGCCCAACTGCTGGCCTCGCTCAGCGAGCCGCTGGTCGAGGACGTCGAGGTCGCCATCAAGGACGCCCTGTACGCGGCGGAGACCACCGGCGACGCCGAACGCGCCCGCTGGCTGCTCATCGAGTCGCTGCTGGACACCTATCTGCGGCATCGCAGGCTGCTGCGGATCCTGATGCAGGACCTGACCGTGCTGGCCCACGACCACGCCTTCCAGCGGTTCGTCACGCTGGCCGAACGGATCCACCAGATCGTCGCCGGACCCGGCGCCGACCTGCCCGGACGGGTGCGCGCGGTGCAGGCCATCGCGATGATCGGCGACCCGGTGGTGTTCTTCCCCGACACCCCCGACGAGCGGATCCGCGAGGAGATCCTCTCCGGCGTCCGCACCCTGCTGCAGACCTCCCCGGTCGCCCCGGCGCCGCCCGGGCGGCCGGCGCGGCCCCGGCGCCGCCGCGCCGGCCGCCCTCCGGCGCTGGACGCCGCCAGGGCCGCCGAGGCCCGCCGGCTGCACGCGGCCGGCACCCACACCGTCACCGAGATCGCCGAGGCGCTGGGGGTGTCCCGGGCCACCGTCTACCGTCACCTGGCGGAGCCGCGGGACTGA
- a CDS encoding ABC transporter ATP-binding protein, producing the protein MTDAIQVSNLTKTFGDVRALDRLDLTVRTGEVHGFLGPNGAGKSTTIRILLGLLRKDSGEATVLGGDPWRDAVALHRRLAYVPGDVNLWPNLSGGEAIDLFGALRGGLDKRRRDDLVERFKLDPTRRCRTYSKGNRQKVALVAAFASDVELYILDEPTSGLDPLMDAVFRECVHEAKRAGRTVLLSSHILAEVEALADRISIIREGRIAESGTMAELRHLTRTTITVETARPLTGLDSLPGVHALHVDGVHARFEVDPEHLGPVHRHLAELEIRNLTSTPPTLEELFMRHYGDVPAQADGQAQDGAVTSGEAR; encoded by the coding sequence ATGACGGATGCGATCCAGGTGTCCAACCTGACCAAGACCTTCGGCGACGTGCGCGCCCTGGACCGGCTCGATCTCACCGTGCGGACCGGCGAGGTGCACGGGTTCCTCGGACCCAACGGCGCCGGCAAGTCGACCACCATCCGGATCCTGCTGGGGCTGCTGCGCAAGGACTCCGGCGAGGCCACCGTGCTCGGCGGCGACCCCTGGCGCGACGCGGTCGCCCTGCACCGGCGGCTCGCCTACGTGCCCGGCGACGTCAACCTGTGGCCCAACCTGTCCGGCGGCGAGGCCATCGACCTGTTCGGCGCGCTGCGCGGCGGGCTCGACAAGCGCCGCCGCGACGACCTCGTCGAACGGTTCAAGCTCGACCCCACCCGCCGCTGCCGCACCTACTCCAAGGGCAACCGGCAGAAGGTCGCCCTGGTCGCCGCGTTCGCCTCCGACGTGGAGCTGTACATCCTCGACGAGCCCACCTCCGGGCTGGACCCGCTGATGGACGCGGTGTTCCGCGAGTGCGTGCACGAGGCCAAGCGCGCCGGCCGCACCGTGCTGCTGTCCAGCCACATCCTCGCCGAGGTCGAGGCCCTGGCCGACCGGATCAGCATCATCCGCGAGGGCCGCATCGCCGAGTCCGGCACGATGGCCGAGCTGCGCCACCTGACCCGCACCACCATCACCGTCGAGACCGCCCGCCCCCTCACCGGCCTGGACTCCCTGCCAGGCGTTCACGCGCTGCACGTGGACGGCGTCCACGCCAGGTTCGAGGTCGACCCCGAGCACCTCGGCCCCGTGCACCGGCACCTGGCCGAGCTGGAGATCCGCAACCTCACCAGCACGCCGCCCACGCTGGAGGAGCTGTTCATGCGCCACTACGGCGACGTCCCCGCGCAGGCGGACGGGCAGGCCCAGGACGGCGCGGTCACCTCGGGGGAGGCGCGATGA
- a CDS encoding ABC transporter permease: MSPFTGTMRLARLAARRDRVQLPVWLLALTGVVAASASSIQGLYQTEQERVAYAMSNAGSAVSRVFNGTVAEPAAGAITMTETFSFTAVLIALMSSMAVVRHTRQNEETGRAELVGAAVVGRYAMLTAALLVTVAANAVLALLLGGMFIALGLPVTGSLGAGLAFGAVGVAFAAVAAVTAQISQTARGANGLAGAVLGLTFLLRALGDGLAEPQAGGVTVHSLWPSWLSPLGWGQQLQPFTGGRWWVFGLFAALLAAGVWTAYRLTDHRDLGTGMMPVRRGPATAARGLLSPLGLAWRLQRGVLLGWAAGVLLMAASMGPLGNEAEELLGTSEEMKEYFAQLGGGGAALLDAFFATVMGMFGIAVAGYTVQALLRIRSEETGPLEAVLATAVSRPRWIASHIVCAVLGTVVLLVLTGVGIAVSYGLAAGDMSRSAGLIGAAMAQLPATLAVAGAVVAILGLLPRRATALSWSLLVACLLIFQLGPVLELPQAVMNVSPFTHVPFLPVADPSATPLVALLAVAAALTAGGVAAFRRRDLAF, translated from the coding sequence ATGAGCCCGTTCACCGGCACCATGCGGCTGGCCCGGCTGGCGGCCCGCCGCGACCGGGTCCAGCTCCCGGTCTGGCTGCTGGCGCTCACCGGGGTGGTCGCCGCCAGCGCCTCCAGCATCCAGGGCCTGTACCAGACCGAGCAGGAGCGCGTGGCCTACGCGATGTCCAACGCGGGCAGCGCGGTCTCCCGGGTGTTCAACGGCACCGTCGCCGAACCCGCCGCCGGCGCGATCACGATGACGGAGACGTTCTCGTTCACCGCCGTGCTGATCGCGCTGATGAGCTCGATGGCGGTGGTCCGGCACACCCGGCAGAACGAGGAGACCGGCCGGGCCGAGCTGGTCGGCGCGGCGGTCGTCGGCCGGTACGCCATGCTGACCGCCGCCCTGCTGGTCACCGTCGCCGCCAACGCGGTGCTGGCGCTGCTGCTGGGCGGCATGTTCATCGCGCTCGGCCTGCCGGTGACCGGGTCGCTGGGCGCGGGCCTGGCGTTCGGCGCGGTCGGGGTGGCGTTCGCCGCCGTCGCCGCGGTCACCGCGCAGATCTCGCAGACCGCACGGGGCGCGAACGGCCTGGCCGGGGCGGTCCTCGGGCTGACGTTCCTGCTGCGCGCCCTCGGCGACGGCCTCGCCGAGCCGCAGGCCGGCGGGGTCACGGTGCACAGCCTGTGGCCGAGCTGGCTGTCCCCGCTGGGCTGGGGCCAGCAGCTCCAGCCGTTCACCGGGGGCCGCTGGTGGGTGTTCGGCCTGTTCGCGGCGCTGCTGGCGGCCGGGGTGTGGACGGCGTACCGGCTCACCGACCACCGCGACCTCGGCACCGGGATGATGCCGGTCCGCCGCGGCCCCGCCACCGCAGCCCGCGGTCTGCTCAGCCCGCTCGGCCTGGCCTGGCGGCTGCAGCGCGGCGTGCTGCTCGGCTGGGCGGCGGGCGTGCTGCTGATGGCGGCCTCGATGGGCCCGCTGGGGAACGAGGCCGAGGAGCTGCTGGGCACCAGCGAGGAGATGAAGGAGTACTTCGCCCAGCTCGGCGGCGGCGGCGCGGCCCTGCTCGACGCGTTCTTCGCCACCGTGATGGGCATGTTCGGCATCGCCGTCGCCGGCTACACCGTCCAGGCCCTGCTGCGGATCCGCTCGGAGGAGACCGGCCCGCTGGAGGCGGTCCTGGCCACCGCGGTCAGCCGCCCCCGCTGGATCGCGAGCCACATCGTCTGCGCCGTCCTCGGCACGGTCGTCCTGCTGGTGCTCACCGGTGTGGGCATCGCCGTCTCGTACGGGCTGGCCGCCGGGGACATGTCGCGGTCGGCCGGGCTGATCGGCGCCGCGATGGCCCAGCTCCCGGCGACCCTCGCGGTGGCGGGCGCGGTCGTGGCGATCCTGGGCCTGCTGCCGCGCCGGGCGACGGCCCTGTCGTGGTCGCTCCTGGTCGCCTGCCTGCTGATCTTCCAGCTCGGCCCGGTCCTGGAGCTGCCGCAGGCGGTGATGAACGTCTCCCCGTTCACCCACGTGCCGTTCCTGCCGGTGGCCGACCCCTCGGCGACGCCGCTGGTGGCGCTGCTGGCGGTCGCCGCCGCCCTCACCGCCGGCGGGGTCGCCGCGTTCCGCCGCCGCGACCTGGCCTTCTGA
- a CDS encoding DEAD/DEAH box helicase encodes MWRLGGVMYEGPPERSQAEARAVVREAEELLAAARAVRGDHERACAEVRAAIGPLREEAARRELARIPATRLKDVTEGRLRLGALEQSGYQNVQQVLDAGPYGLQQVPGIGPQTAMQAHAAAEQIARAVREAVALRIDIDRQDDPVMTALVVALHRLVAAGPRLPRAVQAAASVEETLDRLLPAARPLRSRLRTMFAGRARREEARRAVAAIERVLTWARGEDVPTWFAQTSVDLLRPAVSGIEAWTGYEHDSAAYHGLLVEIAGLEPDRASSEGFIPGEIAERVNAQPLDDTHLRVSLRGYQAFGARFALAQRRVILGDEMGLGKTIQAIAALAHLRAEGRTHFLVACPASVLINWLREIEERSALRPVRVHGPERDAAFKDWIARGGVAVTTIDGLHALRVPDQAPLGMLVVDEAHYVKNPQTRRSRAVADWARRTDRVLFLTGTPMENRVEEFRNLVAHLQPDLVGRIGDGAGAAGPQAFRRAVGPAYLRRNQADVLAELPDLTWTDEWEDFSAQDRAAYREAVEAGNFMAMRRAAFRHPGRSAKLERLRELVEEAAANDAKVVVFSYFREVLDTVRQALGPDALGPLTGSMPAARRQQLVDDFAARNGHAVLLAQIQAGGVGLNMQAASVVIICEPQVKPSMEHQAVARAHRMGQVRKVQVHRLLSTEGVDARMLEILRRKSDLFDAYARRSHVAESAPEAVDVSEQSLARQIVEAEQRRLAGDAA; translated from the coding sequence ATGTGGCGATTGGGCGGGGTCATGTACGAAGGGCCGCCGGAGCGGTCGCAGGCGGAGGCCAGGGCGGTCGTCCGGGAGGCCGAGGAACTGCTGGCGGCCGCCCGGGCGGTGCGCGGCGACCACGAGCGGGCCTGCGCGGAGGTGCGGGCGGCGATCGGGCCGCTGCGCGAGGAGGCCGCCCGCCGGGAACTGGCGCGGATACCGGCGACGCGGCTGAAGGACGTCACCGAGGGCAGGCTGCGGCTGGGAGCGCTGGAGCAGTCCGGCTACCAGAACGTCCAGCAGGTCCTCGACGCCGGCCCGTACGGGCTCCAGCAGGTGCCGGGGATCGGCCCGCAGACCGCGATGCAGGCGCACGCCGCCGCCGAGCAGATCGCGCGGGCGGTGCGCGAGGCGGTGGCGCTGCGGATCGACATCGACCGGCAGGACGACCCGGTGATGACGGCGCTGGTGGTGGCGCTGCACCGGCTGGTGGCGGCCGGGCCGCGGCTGCCGCGGGCGGTGCAGGCGGCGGCCTCGGTGGAGGAGACGCTGGACCGGCTGCTGCCCGCCGCCCGGCCGTTGCGCAGCAGGCTGCGGACCATGTTCGCGGGGCGCGCCCGCCGGGAGGAGGCACGGCGGGCGGTCGCCGCGATCGAACGGGTCCTGACCTGGGCGCGCGGCGAGGACGTGCCGACCTGGTTCGCGCAGACCTCGGTGGACCTGCTGCGGCCCGCGGTGTCGGGGATCGAGGCGTGGACCGGCTACGAGCACGACTCCGCCGCCTACCACGGCCTGCTGGTCGAGATCGCGGGCCTGGAACCCGACCGGGCCTCCAGCGAGGGCTTCATCCCGGGCGAGATCGCCGAACGGGTCAACGCACAGCCCCTGGACGACACCCACCTGAGGGTGTCGCTGCGCGGCTACCAGGCGTTCGGGGCGCGGTTCGCGCTGGCGCAGCGCCGGGTGATCCTGGGGGACGAGATGGGCCTGGGCAAGACGATCCAGGCCATCGCCGCCCTCGCCCACCTGCGGGCCGAGGGCCGCACGCACTTCCTGGTGGCCTGCCCCGCCAGCGTTCTGATCAACTGGCTGCGGGAGATCGAGGAGCGCAGCGCCCTGCGCCCCGTCCGCGTGCACGGCCCGGAACGCGACGCCGCGTTCAAGGACTGGATCGCCCGGGGCGGGGTCGCCGTCACCACCATCGACGGCCTGCACGCCCTGCGCGTCCCCGACCAGGCGCCGCTCGGGATGCTGGTCGTGGACGAGGCCCACTACGTCAAGAACCCGCAGACCCGCCGTTCCCGCGCCGTCGCCGACTGGGCGCGGCGCACCGACCGGGTGCTGTTCCTGACCGGGACGCCGATGGAGAACCGGGTGGAGGAGTTCCGCAACCTGGTCGCGCACCTGCAGCCCGACCTGGTCGGCCGGATCGGCGACGGCGCCGGGGCGGCCGGGCCGCAGGCGTTCCGCCGGGCGGTCGGGCCCGCCTACCTGCGGCGCAACCAGGCCGACGTGCTCGCCGAACTGCCCGACCTGACGTGGACGGACGAGTGGGAGGACTTCAGCGCCCAGGACCGGGCCGCCTACCGGGAGGCCGTCGAGGCGGGCAACTTCATGGCGATGCGCCGCGCCGCGTTCCGCCATCCCGGCCGCTCCGCCAAGCTGGAACGCCTGCGCGAACTGGTCGAGGAGGCCGCCGCCAACGACGCGAAGGTGGTGGTGTTCTCCTACTTCCGCGAGGTGCTGGACACCGTGCGGCAGGCGCTCGGGCCCGACGCGCTCGGCCCGCTGACCGGCTCGATGCCCGCCGCGCGCCGCCAGCAACTGGTGGACGACTTCGCCGCCCGGAACGGGCACGCGGTGCTGCTCGCCCAGATCCAGGCCGGCGGGGTGGGCCTCAACATGCAGGCCGCCTCCGTCGTCATCATCTGCGAGCCGCAGGTCAAGCCCAGCATGGAGCACCAGGCCGTGGCCCGCGCGCACCGGATGGGCCAGGTCCGCAAGGTACAGGTGCACCGCCTGCTGTCCACCGAGGGCGTGGACGCCCGGATGCTGGAGATCCTGCGGCGCAAGAGCGACCTGTTCGACGCCTACGCCCGCCGCAGCCACGTCGCCGAGTCCGCCCCCGAGGCCGTCGACGTCTCCGAGCAGTCCCTGGCCCGCCAGATCGTCGAGGCCGAGCAGCGCCGCCTGGCCGGCGACGCGGCCTGA
- a CDS encoding ATP-binding protein has protein sequence MTEVVVMVGLPGSGKSTWVRDHLAATHEVVSKDHWPNARRREHRQRRVLHELLSEGRDVVVDNTNPSPEERAPIIAVAREHGAAVRAVHLDVPVEICLTRNERRRGRARVPVVAIMAARGRLVPPSPAEGFDRVDTVRPGR, from the coding sequence GTGACCGAAGTCGTGGTGATGGTCGGCCTGCCGGGCAGCGGCAAGTCCACCTGGGTGCGCGACCACCTGGCCGCCACCCACGAGGTGGTCAGCAAGGACCACTGGCCCAACGCCCGCCGCCGCGAGCACCGCCAGCGCCGCGTCCTGCACGAACTGCTGTCCGAAGGCCGCGACGTCGTGGTCGACAACACCAACCCCTCCCCGGAGGAACGCGCCCCGATCATCGCCGTCGCCCGCGAGCACGGCGCCGCCGTCCGCGCCGTCCACCTGGACGTCCCCGTGGAGATCTGCCTGACCCGCAACGAGCGCCGCCGGGGCCGCGCCCGCGTCCCCGTCGTCGCGATCATGGCCGCCCGCGGACGCCTCGTCCCCCCGTCCCCCGCCGAGGGCTTCGACCGCGTGGACACCGTCCGCCCCGGCCGATGA
- a CDS encoding hydrogenase maturation protease: protein MSGDAHGRVLVAGIGNIFLGDDAFGVEVVRRIDPAALPARADVADYGIRGVHLAYELLDRRHDTLIMVDAMPLDGPSGTLAVLEAEPGGGTGPPCLDGHGMHPQAVLHLLHTLGGDVERVLIVGCRPASVTERMGLSEPVAAAVDEAVRLVTELVHEVLSDRGAEYASA from the coding sequence ATGAGCGGGGACGCGCACGGGCGGGTGCTGGTCGCCGGGATCGGCAACATCTTCCTCGGCGACGACGCGTTCGGCGTGGAGGTCGTCCGGCGGATCGACCCGGCGGCCCTGCCGGCGCGGGCCGACGTCGCCGACTACGGCATCCGCGGCGTCCATCTGGCCTACGAGCTGCTGGACCGCCGGCACGACACGCTGATCATGGTCGACGCGATGCCGCTGGACGGGCCGTCCGGCACCCTCGCGGTGCTGGAGGCCGAGCCCGGGGGCGGCACCGGCCCGCCCTGTCTCGACGGCCACGGCATGCATCCCCAGGCCGTCCTGCACCTGCTGCACACGCTCGGCGGCGACGTGGAACGGGTGCTGATCGTCGGCTGCAGGCCCGCCTCCGTCACCGAGCGGATGGGCCTGTCCGAGCCGGTCGCCGCCGCCGTGGACGAGGCCGTCCGGCTGGTCACCGAGCTCGTCCACGAGGTCCTGTCAGATCGAGGAGCGGAGTACGCCAGTGCATGA
- a CDS encoding hydrogenase/urease maturation nickel metallochaperone HypA: MGLCEAIVDAVLQRAEGRRVRAVRVRVAGHPVVREVVDQGFALAAAGTVAEDAELDLVVEPPGVVCRLCAEWSPVTTARALLACPRCGGLDVVPAEEERLVVEAITFDTEPAAVAGGES; encoded by the coding sequence ATGGGGCTGTGCGAGGCCATCGTCGACGCCGTGCTGCAGCGGGCGGAGGGACGCCGGGTGCGCGCGGTACGGGTCCGGGTCGCCGGCCATCCGGTCGTCCGGGAGGTGGTCGACCAGGGCTTCGCGCTGGCGGCGGCCGGGACCGTCGCCGAGGACGCCGAGCTCGACCTGGTGGTGGAGCCGCCCGGGGTGGTGTGCCGGCTCTGCGCCGAGTGGTCGCCGGTGACCACCGCGCGGGCGCTGCTGGCCTGCCCGCGCTGCGGCGGCCTCGACGTGGTCCCCGCCGAGGAGGAGCGGCTGGTCGTGGAGGCGATCACCTTCGACACCGAGCCCGCCGCCGTGGCCGGCGGCGAGTCCTGA